AGGCCAACCTGCGGATCATCGAGCCGGTCGCCCGCAAGATCGGCGCGGTCAACGCCGTCATCGCCCGGGACGTGGTGGACTCCGGCAACACCTCGGCGGCCTCCATCCCGATGGCCCTGTCCAAGCTGGTCGAGCGCGGCGAGGTCGCCTCCGGCGCGCCCGTCCTGCTCTTCGGGTTCGGCGGAAACCTCTCCTACGCGGGTCAGGTCATCCGCTGCCCCTGACCGCTTCCCGAGCGTCCCGGGCGACCTCCGGCCGAGCACCTTTGTCCTGAGTGTGGAGAAAGTTGGAGCGGATTCCTGCGCAACTTCTTCCCACTCCGGGAAAGCGCTGCTACGTTCCCCTCGAAAGCCCGACGGACTGGCCGATGTGGCGGGGAGGGACGCGTGAGACGCATGACGGCACGACCCGCGAACGCGCATCAGGCGCGGCTGCTCCGGCTGCTGCGCGACGGGGGCCCCAACTCCCGTGCGCAACTGGGTGATCAGGTCGAGCTGTCGCGCTCGAAGCTCGCCGTCGAGGTGGACCGGCTGCTGGAGACCGGCCTGGTGGTGGCCGACGGACTCGCCGCATCGCGCGGCGGGCGCCGCTCGCACAACATCCGGCTCGCTCCCGAACTGCGCTTCCTCGGGGTCGACATCGGCGCCACCTCGATCGATGTGGCCGTCACCAACGCGGAGCTGGAGGTCCTGGGACACCTCAACCACCCGATGGACGTGCGCGAGGGCCCCGTCGCCGTCTTCGAGCAGGTCCTGTCGCTGGCCGCGAAACTCCGGGCCTCCGGGCTCGCCGAGGGCTTCGACGGCGCGGGCATCGGGGTCCCCGGCCCCGTCCGCTTCCCCGAGGGCGTGCCGGTCGCGCCGCCGATCATGCCCGGCTGGGACGGCTTCCCGGTCCGCGAGGCGCTCAGCCAGGAGCTGGGCTGCCCCGTCATGGTCGACAACGACGTGAACCTCATGGCGATGGGGGAGCAGCACGCGGGCGTGGCCCGCTCCGTGGGCGACTTCCTCTGCGTCAAGATCGGCACCGGCATCGGCTGCGGCATCGTCGTCGGCGGTGAGGTCTACCGCGGTACGACCGGCAGCGCCGGGGACATCGGGCACATCCAGGTCGACCCGGACGGCCGGGCCTGCGCCTGCGGCAACAAGGGCTGCCTGGAGGCCCACTTCAGCGGTGCCGCCCTCGCCCGGGACGCGGAGGGCGCCGCCCGGGAGGGCCGCTCGCCCGAGCTGGCCGTCCGGCTGGAGGCGGCGGGGCGTCTCACCGCCGCAGACGTGGCGGCCGCCGCCGCTGCCGGTGACGCCGCCGCGCTCGACCTGATCCGCGAAGGCGGCAACCGGCTCGGCCAGGTGATCGCCAGTCTGGTCAGCTTCTTCAATCCCGGTCTGGTGGTGATCGGCGGCGGGGTCACCGGCCTCGGTCACAACCTCCTCGCCAGTGTCCGCACCCAGGTCTACAAGCAGTCCCTGCCCCTGGCCACCGGCAACCTCCCCATCGTGCTGGGCGAGTTGGGGCCCACCGCCGGAGTGATCGGCGGGGCCCGGCTCATCAGCGACCACCTCTTCTCGCCGGCCTGACCACAGGGCCGTACGCACCACCGCATTGGTCAGGTACCCGGCGTGAGCCAGGTACTAGTCAGGCACTAGCCAGTCACTCATCAGGCACTTGCCAGGTACTCGTCAAGCAATCACTCCTCAGGCAAACGCTCCTCAGGTACACGCTCCTCAGGTAATCGCTCCCAGGTACTCCTCAGCAGCCGTTCGCGGTGCCGCCGGCTCCACGGCACCTCCAGCCCTGCGCCCTGTCCGCTCACCGGCCCTCCCCGGCCCCTCGGCACCGCCCGAGCAGGGGAGACCCCATTCGCCGAGGGGATTCGTCATGGCACCAGAACCACCCCTGCTCACCATGTCCGGCATCACCAAGCTCTTCCCGGGCGTCCGCGCCCTGGACGGCGTCGACCTGGAGGTCCAGGCCGGCGAGGTCCACTGCCTCCTCGGCCAGAACGGCGCGGGCAAGTCCACCCTCATCAAGGTGCTCGCCGGAGCCCACCAGCCCAACGACGGCGAGATCACCTGGCGCGGCGAAACCGTCCAGCTCAAGTCGCCGATCGCCGCCATGCGCCTGGGCATCGCGACCATCTACCAGGAACTCGACCTGGTCGAGGGCCTGTCGGTCGCCGAGAACGTCTTCCTCGGCCACGAGCCGACCAGCGCCGGCTTCATCGTCCGTACGGGGGAGGGCCGTTCCGCCGCGAAGGCGCTCCTGGCCCGCCTCGGACACCCGGAGATCGACCCCGCCCGGCAGGTCGGGGACCTCTCCGCCGCCCAGCAGCAGATCGTCTCCATGGCGCGGGCCCTCTCCCACGACGTCCGGCTCATCGTGATGGACGAGCCCTCCGCCGCCCTCGACCCCGACGAGGTCGACAACCTCTTCCGGATCGTCGACGGCCTCACCGCCGACGGGGTGGCCGTCGTCTACATCTCGCACCGGCTGGAGGAGATCCGCCGCATCGGCGACCGGGTCACCGTCATCAAGGACGGCAGGACCGTGGCCGTCGGGCTGCCCGCCGCCGACACACCCACCCGCGACATCGTTGCCATGATGACCGGCCGGGACGTCGCCTATGTCTTCCCGCCGCGCCCCGAGGAGCCGGCCGCCACCACCGAACCCGTGCTCCGGGTCCAAGGGCTCTCCCGCAAGGGCGAGTTCGCGCCCGTCGACCTGGAGCTGCGGCCCGGCGAGATCGTCGGCCTCGCCGGACTCGTCGGCTCGGGGCGCTCCGAGATCCTGGAGACCATCTACGGGGCCCGCAAGGCGTCCACCGGGACCGTCACCGTCGCCGGAAGGCAGCTCCGCACCGGCAGCGTCCGCGCCGCCGTCGCCGCGGGCATCGGCCTCGCGCCCGAGGAACGCAAGGCGCAGGCCCTGCTGATGACCGAGTCCGTCACCCGTAACGTCTCGGTCTCCTCCCTCTCCCGCTTCGCCCGGATCGGCTGGATCGACCGGGGCGGGGAGCGGAAGGCCGCGCGGAGCGCCACCCGTGAGCTCCAGATGCGGCCCGACAACCCGGACGCCGCCGTCCGCACTCTCTCCGGCGGCAACCAGCAGAAAGCCGTCCTCGCCCGCTGGCTGCTGCGCGGCTGCCGGGTCCTGCTGCTGGACGAACCCACCCGTGGCGTCGACGTCGGCGCGCGCGCCGAGCTCTACGCCGTGATCCGCCGGCTGGCCGACGAAGGCCTCGCCGTACTGCTCGTCTCCAGCGAAGTGCCCGAAGTCCTCGGCCTCGCCGACCGGGTGCTGGTGCTCCGCGAGGGCCAGGTCGTCCACACGGCCCCCGCCCAGGAGCTCGACGAGCACCGCGTACTCGACCTCGTGATGGAAGGGAGCCCGACGCCATGACACAGCCCGCCCCGTCGGCGCAGCACAACGGGCCGGACAAGGGGACCCTCGCCGGCCCCTCCGACACGCCGCCCCGGAAGTCGGGCGGCGGCATGCCGGCCCTCGGTCTGCGGCTCGACGTCCGGATCCTGTCCCTGCTCGGCGTCCTCGCCGCCCTGATCCTGGTCGGCGGCATCACCGAACCGGACGCCTTCCTGGACACCGGGAACCTCCAGCTGATCCTGACCCAGGCGTCCGTCATCGGCGTCGTCACCGTCGGCATGACCTTCGTCATCATCAGCGGCGGCATCGACCTCTCCGTCGGCGCCATGGTCGCCCTCGCCTCGGTGTGGGCGACGACCCTGGCCACCCAGGAGTACGGCTTCGCGGGCATCGCGTTCACCGCGGTCGTCGTCGGCCTCGCCGCCGGACTCGTGAACGGCGTCCTCATCGCGTACGGCGGCATGGTCCCGTTCATCGCGACGCTGGCCATGCTCGCCTCGGCCCGCGGTCTCGCCCTCCAGATCACCGACGGCAAGACCCAGATCGTCACCGTGGACTCCGTCCTGGACCTCGGCCTGCCCGACTCCTACATCCTGGGCATCCCGCCGCTGGTCATCATGTTCGCCGTGGTCACCGTCGTCGGCTGGCTGATCCTGAACCGGACGACCTTCGGCCGCCGCACCGTCGCCGTCGGCGGCAACGCGGAGGCCGCCCGCCTCGCCGGGATCGACGTCCGCCGCCAGCGCCTCTACCTCTACCTGCTGTCCGGACTGTGCTGCGGCATCGCCGCCTTCATGCTCATCGTGCTCGCCGGCTCCGGCCAGAACACCAACGGCAACCTGTACGAGCTCGACGCCATCGCCGCCGCCATCATCGGCGGGACCCTGCTCAGCGGCGGCCGGGGCACCATCGTCGGCTCCGTCCTCGGCGTCCTGATCTTCACCACGATCACCAACATCTTCGCTCTCAACAACCTCCAGAGCGACGTCCAGCAGATCGCCAAGGGCGCCATCATCGTCGCCGCCGTCCTCGTCCAGCGCCGCACCATGCGCGGCAGGGAGACCTGAGCGGCCCCGGCCACCCCGGACACCCCGCCCCTGAACACCTCCCGCACCCGCACCTCGTACGCACCCACCGGATGAAGGGTCAGACCGTCATGCCAGAAACCAGCCGCAGAGGGCTGCTGTTCGGAACCGCCGCCGTCTCCGCGGGCGCGCTCCTCACCGCCTGTACCAGCAACGAGCCCAAGAAGACCGAGTCGGCGGCCAACAGCGCCCCCGCCGACGACAAGCCCGGCAAGGCCGTCACCATCGGCTTCGCCGGACCGCAGGCCGACCACGGCTGGCTCAACGCGATCAACGTCAACGCCAAGTCCCGGGCGGAGACGTACTCCGACGTCACCCTGGAGATCACCGAGGGCTCCAACGACACGGCCGCCCAGATCGGCCAGGTCAAGACCCTCATCAACAAGAAGGTCGACGTCCTCGTCGTCCTCCCCGCCGACGGTAAGGCCCTCACCCAGGTCGGCCTGGAGGCCATGAGGGCGGGTATCCCCGTCGTCAACCTGGACCGCATCTTCGCCTCCCCGCAGGCGTACCGCTGCTGGGTCGGCGGCGACAACTACGGCATGGGTCTCAACGCCGGGCACTACATCGGCGAGCAGCTCAAGGACAAGGCGAACGCCAAGGTCGTCGAGCTCGCGGGGATCGACAACCTGGAGCTGACCAAGCAGCGCAGCCAGGGCTTCGCCGACGCCCTCAAGAACTACTCCAACATCAAGCTGGTGGCCCGTCAGGCGGCCGACTTCACCGTCGAGTCCGGCCAGGCCAAGATGGCGCAACTCCTCCAGGCGCAGAAGCAGTTCGACGCCCTCTGGAACCACGACGACGACCAGGGCGTCGGCGCGCTCCGCGCCATCGAGCAGGCGGGCCGCGACGAGTTCATCATGGTCGGCGGCGCCGGAGCCAAGTCCGCGATGGACGCCATCAAGGCCGGCGACTCGGTGATCAAGGCGACCGTCCTCTACCCGCCGACGATGGCCGCGTCCGCGATCGACCTGGCCCGGGCGCTGGGCCAGGGCAAGGGTGTCGGCGGCCTCTCCGAGATGGAGATCCCGACCTCCCTGACCCTGTACTCCGCGGTCGTGACGAAGGACAACATCGACCAGTACCTGCCGACGGGCTTCAACTGACCGGGACTCCGGGGGGTGCTCGGAGCGCATCCCCCGGCCCGTTACCGCACATCGACGAGGAGGAAGTCCGCATGGCCCGTAGTCAAGAGACGGAAACGCACGGCCCGGCACCGTCGCCGCAGGAGGCGCAGGGAACGCTCGGGGTCGGCATGGTCGGGTACGCGTTCATGGGCGCCGCCCACTCGCAGGGCTGGCGCACCGCGGGACACGTCTTCGACCTGCCCCTGCGGCCCGCTCTCGCCGCGATCTGCGGGCGCGACCGTGCGGCGGTCGACGCCGCGGCGGCCCGGCACGGCTGGGCCGCCGCGGAGACCGACTGGCGGGCGCTGATCGCCCGGGACGACGTCCAGCTGATCGACATCTGCACCCCCGGCGACAGCCATGCGGAGATCGCCATCGCCGCCCTGGAGGCGGGCAAGCACGTCCTGTGCGAGAAGCCGCTCGCCAACACCGTCGCCGAGGCGGAGGCGATGGTCCGCGCCGCCGAGGCGGCCGCCGCCCGCGGGCAGGTGGCGATCGTGGGCTTCAACTACCGCAAGGTGCCCGCGATCTCCTACGCCCGGCAGCTCATCGCGGAGGGCCGGCTCGGCCGGCTGCGCCACGTGCGGGCCACCTACCTCCAGGACTGGCTGGTGGACCCGGCCTCCCCGCTCACCTGGCGGCTCAAGCGCGAGCACGCCGGGTCCGGCGCGCTCGGGGACCTCGGCGCCCACATCGTCGACCTCGCCCAGTACCTTGCGGGCGAACTGCTCACCGGAGTGTCGGCGGTGGCCGAGACCTTCGTACGCGAGAGGCCCCTGCTCGCCGGGGCGTCG
The nucleotide sequence above comes from Streptomyces sp. NBC_01116. Encoded proteins:
- a CDS encoding sugar ABC transporter ATP-binding protein yields the protein MAPEPPLLTMSGITKLFPGVRALDGVDLEVQAGEVHCLLGQNGAGKSTLIKVLAGAHQPNDGEITWRGETVQLKSPIAAMRLGIATIYQELDLVEGLSVAENVFLGHEPTSAGFIVRTGEGRSAAKALLARLGHPEIDPARQVGDLSAAQQQIVSMARALSHDVRLIVMDEPSAALDPDEVDNLFRIVDGLTADGVAVVYISHRLEEIRRIGDRVTVIKDGRTVAVGLPAADTPTRDIVAMMTGRDVAYVFPPRPEEPAATTEPVLRVQGLSRKGEFAPVDLELRPGEIVGLAGLVGSGRSEILETIYGARKASTGTVTVAGRQLRTGSVRAAVAAGIGLAPEERKAQALLMTESVTRNVSVSSLSRFARIGWIDRGGERKAARSATRELQMRPDNPDAAVRTLSGGNQQKAVLARWLLRGCRVLLLDEPTRGVDVGARAELYAVIRRLADEGLAVLLVSSEVPEVLGLADRVLVLREGQVVHTAPAQELDEHRVLDLVMEGSPTP
- a CDS encoding substrate-binding domain-containing protein; the encoded protein is MPETSRRGLLFGTAAVSAGALLTACTSNEPKKTESAANSAPADDKPGKAVTIGFAGPQADHGWLNAINVNAKSRAETYSDVTLEITEGSNDTAAQIGQVKTLINKKVDVLVVLPADGKALTQVGLEAMRAGIPVVNLDRIFASPQAYRCWVGGDNYGMGLNAGHYIGEQLKDKANAKVVELAGIDNLELTKQRSQGFADALKNYSNIKLVARQAADFTVESGQAKMAQLLQAQKQFDALWNHDDDQGVGALRAIEQAGRDEFIMVGGAGAKSAMDAIKAGDSVIKATVLYPPTMAASAIDLARALGQGKGVGGLSEMEIPTSLTLYSAVVTKDNIDQYLPTGFN
- a CDS encoding ABC transporter permease, which gives rise to MTQPAPSAQHNGPDKGTLAGPSDTPPRKSGGGMPALGLRLDVRILSLLGVLAALILVGGITEPDAFLDTGNLQLILTQASVIGVVTVGMTFVIISGGIDLSVGAMVALASVWATTLATQEYGFAGIAFTAVVVGLAAGLVNGVLIAYGGMVPFIATLAMLASARGLALQITDGKTQIVTVDSVLDLGLPDSYILGIPPLVIMFAVVTVVGWLILNRTTFGRRTVAVGGNAEAARLAGIDVRRQRLYLYLLSGLCCGIAAFMLIVLAGSGQNTNGNLYELDAIAAAIIGGTLLSGGRGTIVGSVLGVLIFTTITNIFALNNLQSDVQQIAKGAIIVAAVLVQRRTMRGRET
- a CDS encoding Gfo/Idh/MocA family protein: MVGYAFMGAAHSQGWRTAGHVFDLPLRPALAAICGRDRAAVDAAAARHGWAAAETDWRALIARDDVQLIDICTPGDSHAEIAIAALEAGKHVLCEKPLANTVAEAEAMVRAAEAAAARGQVAIVGFNYRKVPAISYARQLIAEGRLGRLRHVRATYLQDWLVDPASPLTWRLKREHAGSGALGDLGAHIVDLAQYLAGELLTGVSAVAETFVRERPLLAGASAGLSGSADTVERGEVTVDDAAIFTGRLASGALASFEATRMAAGRKNALRLEINGELGSLAFDLERLNELSFHDHTEPAATAGFRRILVTEPEHPYLEAWWPPGHGLGYEHTFVHQARDVVHTIADGTAPVPSFADGLQVQRVLAAVEESAAKNSVHTPVPSS
- a CDS encoding ROK family protein yields the protein MTARPANAHQARLLRLLRDGGPNSRAQLGDQVELSRSKLAVEVDRLLETGLVVADGLAASRGGRRSHNIRLAPELRFLGVDIGATSIDVAVTNAELEVLGHLNHPMDVREGPVAVFEQVLSLAAKLRASGLAEGFDGAGIGVPGPVRFPEGVPVAPPIMPGWDGFPVREALSQELGCPVMVDNDVNLMAMGEQHAGVARSVGDFLCVKIGTGIGCGIVVGGEVYRGTTGSAGDIGHIQVDPDGRACACGNKGCLEAHFSGAALARDAEGAAREGRSPELAVRLEAAGRLTAADVAAAAAAGDAAALDLIREGGNRLGQVIASLVSFFNPGLVVIGGGVTGLGHNLLASVRTQVYKQSLPLATGNLPIVLGELGPTAGVIGGARLISDHLFSPA